One Candidatus Woesebacteria bacterium genomic window, TTGCTTTTAAAAACCAGTCTTTGGGAAATTCGTTCTTACAATCTGTCATATATTTTCCTCCAAAAACTCCAAGCTCAAGCATTTCTTTTGGAGAAAGTTCAGGCTTAAAATCAGGATGAAAGTTTTCTCCCATAGGCTCGGTTAAATAGTAAACGTAATTTTTTTGCATTTTGTCATTGACTACTATTTTTTTCTTCATATTTTTGTTAATAGGCTTTTTTATTTTTTTCTAAGAAAATGAATAGAAGCGCAGAAATCACCGCCGTTGTTCCTCCAAAAATAAATGGCAGTCTGACGTCAATATAAGTCCAAAGTAGTCCGGCAATAAGGGAAGCAAAAAAAGTACAAACTCCGGTTGCCATCTGATAAACACCAAGAGAGGTGGCCATTCTTTCTTTATCACCTATTAAGCTCACGTAAGCTTTACTCACGCCTTCAGTCAGAGCCATATAGAAGCCGTAGAACATAAAGAGGAGCCAGATCAAAATCTGAGATTGATTGATGCCAAAAAGAAAGTAAATAACAGCAAAGAGAAACCAGCCAAAAATAAGTAATTTCTTGGGACCAACTTTATCGCTTAAGACGCCAGCAGGTGTGGAAAAAATTGCGTAGGAAAGGTTAAAAAAAGCGTAGGCAAAGACAGCCAGACTGGTAGTTAAACCAAGATTTTTTGCTCTTAAGATTAGAAAGGTATCTGAGCTGTTGCCAATAGCAAAGATGATGCTAGTAAAAAGAAAGATCTTGAATGAAGGGTTTAGGTTTCTAAGAGAAAATTTTGGTAAGACTGTTTTTCCTGTTTCTATTCTTTTTTCTTTAACGAAAAATACAAGAAGTAAAACGGCAATTAAGCCAGGGAAAAAGGCAATATAGAAAATTTGCCTGAGATTATTATCAAGAAATTTAATTAAAATTATGGCGGTCAAAGGGCCTATTACTGCTCCTAAAGTGTCTAATGCCCGATGGAAACCAAAAGCCCTGCCTCTTTTTGTTTTATCGCTGTTTTCAGCAATTAAGGCATCTCTTGCTGAGGTTCTAATGCCTTTTCCAAAGCGATCCATAAAACGGCCTAATAAGACAAGAGGCCAGTTTTGGGCAAAACCAATAATTAGTTTGGAAAAGGTGGAAAGGGAATAGCCTCCGGTGATAAAAATCTTTCTTTTCTTAAGTTTATCAGAAAACCAGCCGGAAAAAGCTTTCAAGAGACTGGCAGTTGATTCTGCTATTCCCTCAATTAAACCAACTACTGAGGCTGGCGCTTGTAATACCGAGGTTAAGAAAATTGGCACGATGGGGTAAATCATCTCAGAGGCTATATCATTAAAAAAACTGACAAGTCCCAGAATAAAAACATTTCTTGAGACGCCGAGTTTATTTTTCATAGAGATTTCCCTTTCGTGGGCTTTTTAGTTGTTAAAACCCTTGCACACCAAAGTATAATCCTGAAAAAATTACTCCGCAATTAAAAATACTAATCTTTCTTCCTATATAACTTTTATTGAAGTTTGTTGTGTTAAATTGTAAAGCTGTGTCTTTAGCGTATGGAAAAATGGTTCAGATAAGAACTTAAAAAGCCTGTACTTTAGGCTTGGAATTTATTATCTGTTCTGGGGTTATTTGAACGGCTTAAAATTTAATTTAGAATCTTTGCGGTGTCTGTTCGAAAAAATTCGAACCGATTTCGCCCAAAACCGATAAAACTCGCGGGGCGGGCGGCATTCCCCCCCAGACCCCCCTTCCGCCCGCCCCGTGGAAGGCGACCTTTTCGGATTGAAAAACTGCCAAAGAACCTGAAAAAATATCGGCTCGAACTTTATTTTGGCCAAAAGCGGGCTTTTTCTCATCTTTGCCTTGTAAAAATTTACTTGCTTTTATTATATTTGTTAGTATAATAATGAAAGAAGAAAATATCAACAATTTTATGATATCAAAATATGGAAAATAATCAAGGCAATAAATTAGGAAAGAAAATCAAAAAGTTAAGAACTGATCTTGGTTTGTCTCAAGACGAGCTCGCCCGAAAAGCCGATATACCTTATACCACTTTAACCAAGATTGAAACAGGGGTTATTAAAAAGCCTTCTGTGTATGTGGTGGCGAAGATTGCAAAGGCGTTGAATACAAAATTGGATGATTTAATAAATTAAGGATAAAAAACTATGAACTATTGGCTAAAATTAAGTATTGAATACGCTAACCAAAGAAGTTATTTGGATGATTTATTTCAAGTATATCCAACTATACCCGAGGGTATCAGAGATATAGATGAAAATATTTGGGAAGAAGTAGAACAAGCTTTTAAAAACAAAGACAATACTGGACTGTTAAAGAGCCTTCTTAAGTTCGACCTTTTCCCAATAAAAGATTCTTATGTAGCTTATCTAAAGAGGGATCCGTCTGCAATCGAAAGAAACCCAGCCACAGTAAACCGACTTTGCGGAAGACTTTATGAAATGGGTCTCGACAATATTTTTAAGCGTTGTTCAGAACCTAAAGAAACGAACAGACAAATAGGCCCTTTATTTAGGCGATGGCTTAACAAAAAATCTTTAGGTATTCAACCCGTTAAATTAGAAGAATTTTTAAAAACAAAAGAAAATGCCATATTAGATGGAAGTGATGCGGAGATAAAAAGTTTTGCTCAAGAGCATTTAAATTACAACAGAAACAAAGGGCTAGATTTTATTGCTAGATTTAATGGTAAATACATTATTGGTGAAGCCAAATTTTTAACAGATTTTGGTGGTCATCAAAATGCTCAATTCAATGATGCAATAGAAACACTGAAGTTGAAAGGTGTCAAGGCTATTACTATAGCCATATTAGATGGAGTTTTATATATCAAGGGGAATAATAAAATGTATCGTGAAATAACGACAACTTTCAAAGACTACAATATCATGAGCAGTTTGGTTTTAAGAGATTTTTTATACCAAGTTTAATTTATTTAGGACTATGATACTGACTTATAAAAATAAAAAAAAAAGAAATAGATATAATTAATCACACCAAGAAAGCCAAACTTGTTTATGTTTCTGAACAAAAGGGATTCAGAAACAAGCTAATTCAGGGTAATAATCTTGAAGTATTAAAAACTCTTTTAGAAGATTACAACTTTAAAGGGAAAATAGATCTTGTTTACATAGATCCTCCATTTGCTACAAACGGAGATTTTAAGATAAGTGATGATAGAGCTAATACCGTGAGTAAAAGCTCCTCTGATGAGGTCGCATATAGCGATACCCTAACTGGTAGCGATTATCTGGAATTTTTAAGAGAGCGTTTGATCCTATTGAGAGAATTGATGTCTGAAAAAGCGTCTATATATCTTCATATTGATTATAAGATTGGGCACTATGTGAAGGTTATAATGGACGAAGTTTTTGGGGTTGAAAATTTCCGTAATGATATAACACGTATCAAATGTAATCCTAAAAATTTTCAAAGAAAGGCTTATGGCAATATAAAGGATTTAATACTTTTTTATTCTAAAACAAAAAACCCAACTTGGAATGATCCGAGAGTTCCTTTTACTGAAGAAGACATCCGAAGATTGTTTACAAAAGTTGATAAAGATGGAAGAAGATATACAACTGTACCATTACATGCTCCAGGTGAAACATTAAACGGTAAAACTGGACAAGAGTGGAGAGGAATAAGACCTCCAAAGGGAAGACATTGGAGGAGCGACCCCGAAGTTTTAGATGAGCTAGATAAGAAAGGTTTAATAGAATGGTCAGAGAGTGGAGTACCGAGAAAGAAGATTTATGCTGATGAACAAAAGGGTAAAAAAATGCAGGATATTTGGGAATTTAAGGACCCTCAATATCCTTTGTATCCTACGGAAAAAAACTTAGATTTATTAAAGACTATTATAAAGGCTTCTTCAAATGAAGGCGATCTTGTACTTGATTGTTTTTGTGGATCTGGAACAACATTAGTTGCCGCACAAGAATTAAATAGAAATTGGATTGGTATTGACCAATCAGAGCATGCAATAAAAGTAACAAAAAAAAGACTATCTAAAATACCAAGAGATTTATTCTCTGGTGATGTAGAATATGAATTTTTAATTCAAAAATAGCCAGATGAGAATTACAGAATTAACAATAAAAAATTACCGGAGTTTTGACCCAGCAGGACAGACAATAAAATTCCCCTCGGTTCATTGTGCTTTAGTTGGAAAAAATAATGCAGGTAAGAGCAATATCTTTAGTGCATTAAACCTAGTTTTAGGAGCTAAAAATCCTGCTTACATAAAATTTGAGGAAGATGACTACTTCGATATAAATTTACCAATCGAAATAAAAGTTGTTATTTCTGACATAACAGAGGATGATAAAAATATTTTGTTTACACTTCCTAATTTAACAAGGCAACAAAAAGGTGCTTTAAATTCAAAAATATCCAATGGCGAAGCAGATATAACTTTTTTGTTGCGAAAAAACTATGAATATATTCCACTAGATGAAGACGAAGAACAAGCAGGTGAATCTCAAGATACTTTTGAAATAAAACTTTGGGGATTCAATGTTTATAGAAAAAAAGAAGATATTCGAAAATTTTTAATACGCACGTTGTTAGTTCCAGCTGTAAGAGATTACAAAAATGAACTTTCTGCCTCTAAATGGACCCAATACGGGCAATTAATGAAAAGTGTTTTAGAAGACTCCCCTAAATATGCAGAGATAAAATCTGATCTTCAAAATTTAAATGAGAAAATTCAAGAAATATTTAAGAGCGAGAAAGAGAAACTTTTAAAAAGCGCGCGTATTGTTTCTTATGTTGATGATATTTCCTTTCAGTTAACAAAGGAAAACCATCCTTCAGAATTATTAAGAAATCTTGAGATTTTTATTAAAGAAGGTGGTAAATTATTTAATATCGATTATGTTGGTACAGGCACTCAAAGTGCTATTATTATTGGTATCCTTGAACTAGCATTAAAAAATAAATCGACAAAAAATAGGGTATTTTGCATTGAAGAACCAGAAGCCTTCATCCACCCTCATGGAATTAGGTATTTAGGAAGTCTTATTAAGAATATTTCTAGTGAGCAGAATACACAAGTTATTATTTCAACTCACTCTCTATCACTTACTGCTAATTTCGAACCAAAGGAGATAATTAAGGTTGATAAGGAAAACGGAAAAACTGTAATTAGACAAGATCCCTCTTTTGATGTTGTTCCTTTTAGACGATTTATTCATCAGGATAATGCAGAATTGTTCTTTAGCGATAGAGTAATTTTGGTAGAAGGACCAACAGAAAAGCATCTTTTCGATAATTTAGACAAAATCACAAAACAAAATCCCGCAAATCCAGATAGTGAGGATTGTAATTTTGACAGGATAAATATCGGTATAATTAGGATGGATTCTGTTGATAGTATTGTAAATTACATAAAGATACTTTCTGCTTTTGGTATTGAATATTGCGCAATTGTTGATAAAGATTTTGTTTTAGATCCATCAAAACAGAATAAACTTAAGGAGTTATGTAGAGAGATCGGAGTTAATTATCAAAACAATGACATACCCCAACTGATAAATAATTTAAAATCAAAAAATATTCTAGTTAATACAAAAGGAGAAATCGAAGATTTATTTCCTGACCAAGATATTGCAAATATTACTGGAAGAAATATATCAGATATACAGGGAATAAAGAGTAAATATCCAAATAAGACAAGCAAAGCATTTAAAGAATTGTTTGGTACTGGTAAAGCAGAATACGCAATCCAGATTGCAGGCTATTATGTACAAAATAATACCTCTCATCCTTTAGAGGATATTATTAGAAAACTTTACAAAAAGGATATTTCTAATATAAATTTATAAAAGAATTTGCCGCCAAAGAAAAACTTGAAATCGTCGCCTCGCTTTGCGAGGCAAAAACTGCCAAAGAACCTGGCCGAACTGTGTTCGGCGAAATGTTAGATAGAATTGAAAAGGGCGCAGCCCAAGGAATTTTGGCTTGGCATCCTGATAGACTGGCAAGAAATTCCATTGATGGCGGAAGGATTATCTATCTGCTGGACACAGGAAAACTTAAGGATTTAAAATTTCCTACTTTTTGGTTTGATAATACACCACAAGGCAAGTTTATGTTGAATATTGCCTTTGGGCAAAGCAAATATTACATAGATAATCTTTCAGAAAACATTAAACGAGGACACAGGGCAAAACTACGAAAAGGTATTTGGCCAAGCTTTGCCCCTCTTGGATATCTCAACAACCATAAGACAAAAGGGATAGATATTGATCAAGAGAAAGCACCGCTTATCAGAAAAGCGTTTGAATTATACGCCACTGGAGAATATACGCTAAAAGCAATTGCAAAAATTTTAAAAGACGCAGGACTTAGAAGCTACAAGGGCAAGGTGCTTTCTGTTTCCTGTGTCCAGCGAATGCTTAAAAATACGTTTTACTATGGTGTTTTTAGGTTCAATGGCGAAATGTATGATGGAAGCCACGAGCCAATTATTTCCAAGAAACTTTTTGATACTATTCAACAGGTAATGAATAACAGAGGCAAGAAAAAGCGAAAAAGAAAACATAACTTTGCTTTTTCTGGGCTTATGCGTTGCGGAAATTGCGGTTGCATGATTACTGCTGAAATTCAAAAGGGATATATTTATTATCGTTGCACCAAGAAAAAGCAAAGATGCAATGAAAAGTATTTGCGCGAAGAAAAACTTGTTGAACAGCTAAAAGCAATAATTCAAAAAGTTTCCTTGCCAGATGAATGGGCAGAGAAAATGTTGGAAGAAATTGAGAAAGAGAAGGAACAGGCCAAACAAGAAACAAAATCACTTGTTCAAAATCTATTAAAACAAAAAGTGGCAATTGAAAGGAAGATGGACAGACTGCTTGATCTTTATATTGAAGGCAAGGGTATTGAACCGGAAGAATATCAAGCTAAAAAACAGAAACTTCTTAATGAAAAACTGAAAATTCAACAGAAGATTAAAGATTTTGAACAAACAGGAAATAATTGGCTCGAACCAATGAAAGAAATGATTTTAGCCAGTAGCCAAGCCAAAATTCTATCGTCGCAGAGCGACAATTCTCAAATTCGAGCATTTCTAAAAAATATCGGCTCGAACTTTATTTTAAAAGGTAAAAAATTCCAATTTGAAGGGAAAATCGGCTGGCGTGCCCTTTTAAATTCCCCCCAGAATACCAATTGGCGGAGGGTACAGGATTCGAACCTGTGCCCGCCTGTAAGGCGGAGCGGTTTTCGAGACCGCCGCTTTAGTCCACTCAGCCAACCCTCCACTCTTGGCTCCTTTTAATTAGTGCACCTGGGAGGAATTGAACCTCCAACCTTTTGGTCCGCAACCAAACGTTCTATCCGTTGAACTACAGGTGCGAATGAAACAAGAACTACAAACTAGTTTTCCCGCCAGTTTACAATAATTCTTTTTTTATCTATTTTGCATTTTGGTCGAGAACCAGCCAGCCAGTTTTTCAAGTGAGGAAGGAGGAATAGGTTGTTTAACAACATAATTTTTCAAAACAGATTCTATTTTCTCTTTGTCTTTTTTCTCTGTCACAAGCTCCATTTTCCCCGGTATAAAGTTAGTTCCCAAAATAAGCTTGTTGTAATCTTTTTCTTCTTCTATCCAAAAACTAATAATATTTTCCCAGGGAATGATGTTGTCTTTTATTCTCACTCCAAAGTTGGTTATTTTGTACTCAACTTTCTCAGGTTCTACATTGTGCAAGATAAAATAAAGGAAAGACAAAGCTATTAAAAGTACAACAGGCACCCACCCTTCCGCTATAAAAATAATAAGGCTGATAACTGCCAAAACCGCGCCTGAATTAAGATAAAATTCTTTGCTTTTCTTTTCAAAGGGCCTAAGGTAAGCTTGCCAAGAGAAAAACACTTGTTCTTGAACAAGCTTTGGTTCTTTTTTTTCTGGGACAGGCATTTTCATCTAACAAAATTATATCAGATTTATCCAAATTTACCTAAGGAGACTCTTCTGCTATAATTGCTTTATTGGAGGTGTCGCCTAGTGGTCGATGGCAGAGGTTTGCTAAACCTCGACCCCAAAAGGGTCACGTGGGTTCGAATCCCACCACCTCCGCTTTATGAATAACAATCTGATGCTTGTTGGGGGAGCTGTTGTCTTTAAAAGGGCAAATAATGGCCGTGTGGATTGGTTCTTGGTTGAGGAAAATAGCAAGGGTTGGGAAATTCCCAAAGCTGTTGTGAGAAAAGGTGAATCGTCTGTCAGGGCGGTTTTGCGGACAATGGGGGAGCAAGCTGGTATGAGTTGCCGAGTTTTAGAAGAGGTGGGTAGGATTGAGGATAATCTTGAGGTTAATGGTAAAAAGACTTCCCGAAGGATTATTTATTATTTGGTCTTGGGTAGAACTGGTGGTGAGGCTTTGGGTTTTGACAGCTCTGCTTGGCTTAATCTTAATTCGGCTTTAAAAAGAGTGTCTTGGGAGAAAGAGAAAATGATTTTAAAAAAGGCTAAGCTTGAGTTTGAAAAGTGGCTTTCAAGACAAAAGAAATAGCTTTTAGTGGGGTGGGATCGCATAGTGGACTAGTGCGCACGCTTGGAGAGCGTGTGTCGCCGCAAGGTGACCGAGGGTTCGAATCCCTCTCCCACCGCTTAATTTCCCTTACCTTGGTGGGTTGGCCGAGTGGTTTATTTCGAACGAAGTGAGAAACAAGCTTTGTTTTTTAAGCGGAGCGAGAAAAACAAAGCTTATGGCGCAGGTCTTGTCCGCCATTGGCGGATCAAGTTTTAGGAGGGATTGATATCTGTTGTTTTGGCTTTTACATTGGTGGGTTGGCCGAGTGGTTTACTGCGAAGCAGCAAAACACGAGGCTAATCTGAATAGCTTTTTCTTTGGTGGGTTGGCCGAGTGGTTTATGGCGCAGGTCTTGAAAACCTGTGGGAGCAATCCCTCAGAGGTTCGAATCCTCTACCCACCGCCTCTCTCTTGCCCCCGTAGTTTAATGGATAAAACGAGGGCTTCCGGAGCCTTCGATGGAAGTTCAATTCTTCCCGGGGGCACAGTGAAGCTGGGAGGCTAGTCTTCGCCTATGGCAGAGTTGGTCAAAGCTAGTCGAAGCTAGTATTTTGTATTATGTATTATGCAGGGAATAAAGGTAGGAAGTAGAAAGTAGTAAGTAGAAAGCAACGGATTTCAGATATCGGCTATCGGACGTCGGCTATCGGATGTCGGACATCGGAGCCAGTCAAAAGCTAGTTAAAGTTGGTATCAAGCATCACGAAGCAGGTGTCGAGTATGGTAATAGGTAAAAGGCAAGGGGTAAAAGTTAAAAGAATTCGGATTTCAGCTATCAGCCGTCAGCTGCCGGAGTTGATTGCTATCTTAATTCCTTAAATCATAAATCAAAATTCTATAATCAAGGTTTTGAATTTTGACTTTTAAGTTTTGAGTTATATTTTTTGACTTTTAAGTTTTAAGTTTTAATTTAATTTGTGATTTGAGAAATTGGATAATTGTAGAATTGTTTAGAATTTAGGATTTAGAAATTAGAATTTAATTTTTGTGATTTGTGATTTGTAATTTGTTTGTAGTTTGGAATTTGTGATTTGTATATTGTAATTTGTAATTTGTCTTACATCTATGGATCAGGTAGAAGAGATTAAGCAAAAGACAGACATTGTTAATATTATCTCAGAAAGGCTTGAACTTAAAAAAGCAGGCAGGAATTACAAGGCTTTATGCCCCTTTCATCAGGAGAAAACTCCTTCTTTTATGGTTTCACCCGAGCTTCAGATTTACAAGTGCTTTGGTTGTGGCGAATCAGGAGATGTCTTTTCTTTTCTTGAAAAATATGAGGGAATGAGTTTCTTTGAGACGCTTCAATACCTGGCTGATAAATTGGGAATTAAACTTAAAAGGGTAAATCTGGGAAGAGAGGACAAAAGAGAGCGAATCTTGTCTTTAAATGAATTGGCAGCTAAGTTTTATAATTACGTTCTTTTGGAGCATAAACTGGGGAAAAAGGCCCTGTCTTATCTGACTGAGAAAAGAGGGCTTAAGCTTGAAACTGTTAAAAAGTTTAATTTAGGTTTTTCTCCCAAGAATAGTCAGGCTTTGGTCAACTTTTTGATTAAAAAGAAAGGTTTTACAAAAGAGGAGTTAATCGAATCTGGAACTTTTTTCCCTCGTGCGGGCGCTTTGCAGGATCGTTTTTATGGCCGTGTGATTTTTCCTCTTTATGATCATCGAGGCAGAACCGTGGGCTTTGGGGGTAGAATTTTGCCACCTGAATTTGGTGGAGAAGAAAATAAAGATCAAGCTAAATATATAAATTCTCCTGAGACTTTGGTTTATAAAAAATCGCACACCTTGTTTGGCTTAAATCTTGTTAAAGAGGAAATTAAAAGAGAAAAGGAAGTGGTGATAGTCGAAGGAGAACTAGATATGATTTCCTCTTATCAAGCAGGAGTTAGAAATATAGTGGCTGTTAAAGGTTCTGCTTTGACACAAGAGCAGGCCTCTTTGCTTTTAAGGTTTGCTGAAAAGTTTATCTTTGCCTATGACACAGATAACGCTGGAATTAACGCTATTAAAAGGGGAGCCGTTGTTACCCAAAAGTTAGGAGCTCAAATAAAAGTGGCGCGTCTTGGGAGTTATAAAGACCCAGATGATATGGCAAGAGCTAATCCTGAAGGTTTGAAGAGAGTGGTTCAAGAAGCAGTTCCTGTTTGGGACTTTTTGATTGATTTGTCTTTTGAAAAAAATGACGCAAAAACTGGAGAGGGTAAAGCCAAGATTAGTCAAGAGCTAGTGCCTATTTTATCAAGTATCGAAGACAAGATTGTTCAGGCACATTATGTTGAAGTTTTGGCTGAAAGACTTTCGGTTCCTTCAACGGCTGTTTTTGAAGAGGTTTCAAAAAAGCAAGGCGAGGCTGTTTTGGAACAAAAAGTAGTTACAGAAAAATTTGCTCCTAAGAAAAGTAGACGTGAGCTTTTGGAAGAAAGATTATTGGCTCTTCTTTTTCAAAGTGATGTGGAAGGTATTTTAGATGAGTCATTAGATTTATTTTTGCAAAGTCGAGTTCATAAAAAGTTAGTGGAGGAGTTAAGGAAATTCCTTAGCGAGAGTAAAAAATTTGATCCTGCTTTGTTTTTAAAGGCTCTTCCTTCTGAAATTGCAGGTCATTTTTCAGAATTAATGCTTTATGAAGCTGGTTTTGATTTTGAGGATAAAGAGCGTTTAGAAAAAGAAATTGCTTCAATTAAGAAAGATCTTAAACAAGAGATGATTAAAGAAAAATTGATTGATATTCAAGAAAAGATGAAGCAAGCTGAGGCAAAGAGGGATGTTGAGGCTTTAAATTTGCTTCGTAAGGAATTTGCCCAAAAAACAAGTGAGCTTTCGGCTTTGAATAAAGAGAATGGCGTTGTATAATCAAGTGCAAATAATATGGAGAAAAAGGTAGCCTCAGAGCTTATTAAAAAAGGCAGGAGTCAAGGGTTTTTAACTCAAGACGAAATTCTTGAGGCATTTCCTGATGCTGAAAACCACATTGAGGAGTTAGATGAGCTTTATGAGAAGTTAATAGCTGAAAATATTGATGTTTTTGAGTCAGTTGCCCTTGAGGAGACGGATAGCGAAGAGAAAGCAAGAGAAAAACTTGAGCGCGAGATAGAGCTTCTGACGAAACTTGAAGGTCTTGAATCAACAGATCCTGTCAGACAATATCTAAGAGAGATTGGTAGAGTGCCGCTTCTTTTTGCTGAAGATGAAATAGAGCTTGCCAAAGCTTATGAGAAAGGTGATAAAAAGGCAAAAGATCTTTTAACCGAATCAAACCTCCGCTTGGTTGTTTCAATCGCCAAAAAATATATTGGCCGTGGGCTTTCTTTGCTTGACTTAATTCAGGAGGGAAATCAAGGATTAATTAGGGCGGTTGAGAAGTATGACTGGCGGCGTGGTTACAAGTTTTCAACTTATGCTACCTGGTGGATAAGGCAAGCGATAACAAGAGCAATTGCTGATCAGGCAAGAACTATCAGAATACCGGTCCATATGGTTGAAACCATTAATAAAATTTATCGTGTTTCAAGAAAACTGATGCAAGAGTTGGGTCGTGATCCTACTCCTGAGGAAATAGGAGAAGAGCTTGATATGCCACCCGAGCGGGTAAGAGAAATTTTTAAGATTGCCCAGGATACGACTTCTCTTGAAGCGCCAGTTGGAGAGGATAAGGATAGTATTTTAGGGGATTTTATTCCTGATGAGCAATCTTTATCACCAGTTGACCAAGCTTCAAAGCAGCTTTTGAAAGACCATCTTGATGAGGTTTTTTCCACTCTCTCTGATCGCGAGGCAAAAGTTTTGAAATTAAGATTTGGGCTTGAGGGAACAAAACCGTTGACGCTTGAGGAAGTCGGTAAGGTTTTTGGGGTTACTCGCGAAAGAATTAGACAAATTGAAGCAAAAGCTTTGCGAAAGCTAAAACATCCAAGCCGCAGAAAGAAGCTTCAAGATTATCTTGATTAGTTTCAGTATTTGCAACGGTGACTATTGGTTGGTATTAAATTGGGCCGGGTTGAATTTATTTAGGTCAATGAAATTAATATCAGCTGGCGGTTCAAATTTGTCGTTCGAAATAGCTGCTGGCAAACAAGTGTATTTAATGTCAGGACTATCAACTCCGCTTTCTTCCCATGCATCTTTTGTCTCCCCCGTTTGATCTTTTTCTTCATAACAGATCTTGGCTCCTTGCTTTAATTTGTCAGCTGAATTCCAACTCCAGACACAATTATCTTTAACGATCACCTCAGCTGTGTCGCCATTTGCTGATGACATTTTTCCTCTCCACATCTTGCCTTTTAAGTATCCTTCAAACTCGTTTTCGCCGATTTTGTAGGTGCATTTCATCGGTATTCCTTTTTCAACAGCTAATTTCAAACTTCCGACTACTGCTTCTTCTGTTTTTTGACTTACATTTTCAGCCACTTTTTCAACAGGACTGGTGATATTTTTATTAATTCCTTTTTGTTTTGAAATTAGAAAGGCAAAGATAAGAAGAACGACTATTATAGTTGCAATAGGTAAAATTTTCTTTTTAATTTTACTCACCTCCTTTTGGTGAGTTAATAATAACAGATTGCGATTTCTTTTTTCTAGGGGAAGTTAGCTTGATTTTTTGAGATTCACAAAAGTTCCAAGAGATCCGCCTAGGGAATAGGAGATAAGAACAGGCAGATTGTTTTCAAGATGATTTATGAGCTGATAGAGAATGAAGAAGTAGAGGATATTTTCTATAAAGACGACTACTGAAGCACTAAAATTCCTTCCCCTTGCGATAAAAGAGGTTCTTGCTGTTGCCAGAAACATTTCTATAAATCCAACAAAAAGATAAATTACAGCTTGTATGACTGTGTTTAGCATAGCGTTTATTCCTCCCCAAAGGGTCAAAATCAGAGTTAGTAAGATATTCTTTTTCCATAGGCTTTGAAAACGGAACGAAAGACTTGTTCCGCTAGCTTATTTTATCTTAAAGACGCTCTTCTATCAAGTCTAAAAAATGATATAATATTAAAAGTTAAAAGTTAAAAGTTGAAATTTGTAATTTGTAACTTGGAGTCTGTTTGTATATTGGGATTTGTGGTTTGGAATTTGTTTAGAATTTAGGATTTAGAAACTAGAACTTTAAAACAAGATAATCCCCGGTAGCTCAGCTGGTAGAGCGCGCGGCTGTTAACCGCTAGGTCGAAGGTTCGAGTCCTTCCCGGGGAGCCATCCTTCGCCAAGGCTACGGAGTGGCAT contains:
- a CDS encoding NUDIX hydrolase, translating into MLVGGAVVFKRANNGRVDWFLVEENSKGWEIPKAVVRKGESSVRAVLRTMGEQAGMSCRVLEEVGRIEDNLEVNGKKTSRRIIYYLVLGRTGGEALGFDSSAWLNLNSALKRVSWEKEKMILKKAKLEFEKWLSRQKK
- a CDS encoding site-specific DNA-methyltransferase, with protein sequence MDEVFGVENFRNDITRIKCNPKNFQRKAYGNIKDLILFYSKTKNPTWNDPRVPFTEEDIRRLFTKVDKDGRRYTTVPLHAPGETLNGKTGQEWRGIRPPKGRHWRSDPEVLDELDKKGLIEWSESGVPRKKIYADEQKGKKMQDIWEFKDPQYPLYPTEKNLDLLKTIIKASSNEGDLVLDCFCGSGTTLVAAQELNRNWIGIDQSEHAIKVTKKRLSKIPRDLFSGDVEYEFLIQK
- a CDS encoding ATP-dependent endonuclease, OLD family; its protein translation is MRITELTIKNYRSFDPAGQTIKFPSVHCALVGKNNAGKSNIFSALNLVLGAKNPAYIKFEEDDYFDINLPIEIKVVISDITEDDKNILFTLPNLTRQQKGALNSKISNGEADITFLLRKNYEYIPLDEDEEQAGESQDTFEIKLWGFNVYRKKEDIRKFLIRTLLVPAVRDYKNELSASKWTQYGQLMKSVLEDSPKYAEIKSDLQNLNEKIQEIFKSEKEKLLKSARIVSYVDDISFQLTKENHPSELLRNLEIFIKEGGKLFNIDYVGTGTQSAIIIGILELALKNKSTKNRVFCIEEPEAFIHPHGIRYLGSLIKNISSEQNTQVIISTHSLSLTANFEPKEIIKVDKENGKTVIRQDPSFDVVPFRRFIHQDNAELFFSDRVILVEGPTEKHLFDNLDKITKQNPANPDSEDCNFDRINIGIIRMDSVDSIVNYIKILSAFGIEYCAIVDKDFVLDPSKQNKLKELCREIGVNYQNNDIPQLINNLKSKNILVNTKGEIEDLFPDQDIANITGRNISDIQGIKSKYPNKTSKAFKELFGTGKAEYAIQIAGYYVQNNTSHPLEDIIRKLYKKDISNINL
- a CDS encoding restriction endonuclease — translated: MNYWLKLSIEYANQRSYLDDLFQVYPTIPEGIRDIDENIWEEVEQAFKNKDNTGLLKSLLKFDLFPIKDSYVAYLKRDPSAIERNPATVNRLCGRLYEMGLDNIFKRCSEPKETNRQIGPLFRRWLNKKSLGIQPVKLEEFLKTKENAILDGSDAEIKSFAQEHLNYNRNKGLDFIARFNGKYIIGEAKFLTDFGGHQNAQFNDAIETLKLKGVKAITIAILDGVLYIKGNNKMYREITTTFKDYNIMSSLVLRDFLYQV
- a CDS encoding major facilitator superfamily MFS_1 transporter; amino-acid sequence: MKNKLGVSRNVFILGLVSFFNDIASEMIYPIVPIFLTSVLQAPASVVGLIEGIAESTASLLKAFSGWFSDKLKKRKIFITGGYSLSTFSKLIIGFAQNWPLVLLGRFMDRFGKGIRTSARDALIAENSDKTKRGRAFGFHRALDTLGAVIGPLTAIILIKFLDNNLRQIFYIAFFPGLIAVLLLVFFVKEKRIETGKTVLPKFSLRNLNPSFKIFLFTSIIFAIGNSSDTFLILRAKNLGLTTSLAVFAYAFFNLSYAIFSTPAGVLSDKVGPKKLLIFGWFLFAVIYFLFGINQSQILIWLLFMFYGFYMALTEGVSKAYVSLIGDKERMATSLGVYQMATGVCTFFASLIAGLLWTYIDVRLPFIFGGTTAVISALLFIFLEKNKKAY